One Anopheles marshallii chromosome 3, idAnoMarsDA_429_01, whole genome shotgun sequence genomic region harbors:
- the LOC128712637 gene encoding ras GTPase-activating protein raskol, which translates to MASSDTSFSSTADSTRRRSTFYVPLTTADQSSGGGTAECKDGNTEKTLAAEKRGNRTGTANTSTADDIKHASMESIYHPDLSGCSFGWSLDESGQDNLEPVVGHSDHENKLKRYGVVLNASVNIDDDETKCHQQQTPRHHQSNTSTPIRLGQSRSRSNILSTNLTNESGVTTEPVPLSRGGGVIYGLMKRDPPLKNVVLAAKDKSKTLPQNMSLASAMPVKSSFLLHSTPRISSECSSSLDVKNCGSIVGQSPESTVPAIASMFSPKKSLSFIRRTHSTKLSRSNSLLKSLTSKCVDQSAINASLLQVPVKELDYDRLCRILDHPAKIDQKIRDMFILCKDEKEEENAVHSDTSYEKACRRGSAPNTPVMGQKVESSSRFTNFFSKRSFRSIPLKRTKSVIKLDRSKRGQGGIRGSRSHESLLSNHTVMSTIDLSGIGMIEVVPVHASVLGRRHCFQVRGIARGERYYSCGTRQERDLWIYSLRKSIAPNKHIVRRLDNSLKMWIYEAKSLPPKKRYFCEIYLDNTLYGRTSVKLRADLLFWGEFFDFPDVPGASTITVNVYREADKKKKRDKHVLVGSVAIPIEKVTARTFTEDWYQIVMEKHDNSIIKSTSKDPTPTLRIKYRYQSIDILPLDAYKDFQGFMKENYKKVCEAIEPIIGVKAKEDIGQALVLLMHSQGMAAAFLSDVVALDLLRVDDQRLTFRGNSLATKSMEAFLKLIGEQYLQDTLSIPIAEIIASDRDCEVDPTKVNGSLSRQQQALRRAVKSVWTAIAESSRIFPVQLRDCFATFRERLQDLNREDMADNLISASIFLRFLCPAILSPSLFNITNELPSARATRNLTLVAKTLQTLANFTRFQGKENFMEFLNDFLEQEAPRMTQFLYDISCTDCSSEDNFLDWSGCIDQGKQLSILHSLLSEIVLKLSAEKQHEIHPLPAILESITKAKENNAQTEDDQDCDGKLQHTYKQENYAGKNIGTGTNKLGLMSATFSGRDLSIYNTAEAQNVLTPKKHHSSNGSLHRSIGASNSELVTSLKLLNGVPDKGINPLTTPVQHIHGTTNEYSFNHHQHSNSRMNIIGCASLRSYSTTAGAASYSIGNNMATNSLRSEKDKINNMHGDVRASTLPRYNNYTTSVSVGENNCSVGKPIGLDREMSENTTPNTTSNNLIQIDIDPSNPFHRKSPTPLLKNLSYSHYIASNWNQKGSQQNLLSPASDHSDLEKNALNLGIPHSETGREQQYGQCNYTATTVTQKTSSVATLSSYAPRRTTVTTNPSKMPMSLEDLEDLLNYADEQKQTSTGESGLSASIDGSGGACEPTNTNVKGLLGCNGSSVSISQISNICSSGYQSIPNQSACSSPGELAGQQRIEYISNKAPPPRKLTTTLIGYNTENGIDLCLNDRTTTKADLPASSINLQLFNDRDQGTTSHITDRRRDTEHETPYKQSNSNRILNNNYVDSAYDVIPSLKNPLSGGSAIVSTGHIPAKVHSRNVQPDTVEYFGSSRINEHSRAKRIIVQGVRSCGDSIHSESSSDERFSNTTSENYTEHDSLTTANVSSIERNPVSINNGNDYKPIATGLYGRRLGSNRVPRTNPLMQYKKDDNTAEVLGQAIGDSAGGGSGFQQNGHRDHSFPNRHHRRLSLECARTLSDSSTDETESGNARTFNANHHIQQHHLVSTTAHHNSLRETENKRRRNGNKSVEQCEREIQRLQASLDSMRQKLEMSEPTEGSADKLEAVAQHSDSKIRSIIGRLLTMEEELRQEQYKMSLVLSHKQRVIEAQGQQIAALDAANNRLLSALSTLQNRYESQSNQSDDTSSSHPNAGASSC; encoded by the exons ATGGCTTCGTCGGACACATCATTTTCCTCGACGGCAGATTCGACTCGGAGAAGATCGACATTTTATGTGCCATTGACAACCGCAGACCAGTCATCTGGTGGAGGAACTGCCGAATGCAAAGATGGTAACACAGAGAAAACGCTTGCTGCAGAGAAGCGAGGAAATCGCACAGGAACAGCAAATACTTCCACAGCAGATGACATCAAACATGCTTCCATGGAGAGCATTTACCATCCAGACCTCAGCGGGTGCAGCTTCGGTTGGAGTTTGGATGAGTCGGGTCAGGACAATTTGGAACCAGTGGTTGGGCATAGTGATCACGAGAACAAACTGAAACGATACGGTGTGGTTTTAAACGCTAGTGTAAATATCGACGACGATGAAACAAAGTGCCATCAACAACAGACGCCGCGTCATCACCAATCCAACACGTCCACACCGATTCGATTGGGACAATCGCGAAGCCGCAGTAATATCTTATCCACCAACCTGACGAATGAAAGTGGAGTTACAACAGAACCCGTACCACTAAGCCGTGGCGGTGGTGTCATCTACGGTTTAATGAAAAGAGACCCACCGCTAAAAAATGTAGTACTGGCAGCGAAAGATAAATCAAAAACATTGCCACAAAACATGTCCCTTGCTAGTGCTATGCCAGTGAAGAGTTCATTTCTACTCCATTCCACACCACGCATTTCGTCGGAATGCTCGTCATCGCTAGATGTTAAAAACTGTGGCAGCATAGTTGGACAGTCACCCGAATCAACTGTACCGGCGATAGCATCTATGTTTAGCCCCAAAAAATCACTTAGCTTCATTCGGAGAACCCATTCCACCAAACTTTCAAGGAGCAATTCGCTGCTGAAAAGTCTTACGTCCAAGTGTGTCGATCAAAGTGCGATTAATGCTAGTCTGCTGCAAGTGCCAGTGAAAGAATTGGACTACGATCGTTTGTGTCGGATATTGGACCATCCGGCAAAAATAGATCAAAAGATTAGAGACATGTTTATCCTGTGCAAGGATgaaaaagaggaagaaaatgcTGTACATTCGG ATACTTCGTACGAAAAGGCGTGTCGCCGGGGATCAGCTCCGAACACGCCTGTAATGGGCCAAAAGGTGGAATCGTCGTCAAGATTTACgaatttcttttccaaaag GTCCTTTCGATCAATACCATTAAAACGGACTAAATCGGTTATCAAGCTGGACCGTTCCAAGCGTGGCCAGGGAGGTATAAGAGGGTCTAGATCGCACGAAAGTCTGCTGTCGAATCATACAGTGATGTCCACCATTGATTTGTCCGGTATCGGCATGATCGAGGTAGTACCGGTCCATGCATCGGTACTTGGCAGACGCCATTGCTTTCAGGTGCGTGGAATCGCACGCGGGGAACGCTATTACAGTTGTGGTACACGTCAAGAACGAGACCTATGGATATACAGCTTGCGAAAATCCATCGCTCCGAACAAACACATCGTACGGCGTCTGGATAACTCGTTGAAAATGTGGATTTACGAGGCAAAATCGCTGCCACCGAAGAAGCGCTACTTCTGTGAAATTTACCTCGACAACACGTTGTACGGCCGAACGTCAGTAAAACTGCGAGCGGATCTTCTGTTTTGGGGTGAATTTTTTGATTTCCCCGATGTTCCGGGAGCGAGCACTATAACCGTGAATGTATACCGAGAGGcggataagaagaaaaaacgcgATAAGCATGTGCTGGTTGGGTCTGTCGCAATCCCCATTGAAAAAGTAACTGCCCGTACGTTTACCGAAGATTGGTACCAAATTGTAATGGAGAAGCATGACAACAGCATTATCAAAAGCACATCCAAAGATCCGACACCAACGCTTAGAATCAAATATCGATACCAATCGATTGACATCCTACCTTTGGATGCGTATAAGGACTTTCAAGGCTTCATGAAGGAAAACTATAAAAAGGTATGCGAAGCAATTGAACCAATTATTGGCGTTAAAGCTAAGGAAGACATAGGGCAAGCGTTGGTACTGCTAATGCATTCCCAAGGAATGGCTGCCGCATTTTTGTCCGATGTAGTTGCGCTAGATCTGTTGCGTGTTGACGACCAACGATTGACGTTTCGCGGTAATTCGCTAGCCACGAAAAGCATGGAAGCATTCCTGAAGCTCATCGGAGAACAGTATCTGCAGGACACATTGTCCATACCGATAGCGGAAATAATTGCGTCTGATCGAGATTGTGAAGTGGATCCTACGAAGGTGAACGGATCATTATCACGTCAACAGCAGGCTCTTCGCCGAGCAGTCAAATCAGTATGGACAGCAATAGCAGAAAGTAGCCGCATTTTTCCGGTTCAATTGCGAGACTGTTTCGCTACATTTCGTGAACGGTTGCAAGATCTAAACCGTGAAGATATGGCCGACAATTTGATAAGTGCTTCTATTTTTCTGCGTTTTTTGTGTCCGGCCATACTGTCACCGAGTTTGTTTAACATTACGAACGAGCTACCATCTGCGCGAGCTACACGAAATTTGACCCTGGTGGCCAAGACACTGCAAACGTTGGCAAATTTTACACGCTTTCAGGGAAAGGAGAACTTTATGGAATTTTTGAACGATTTTCTTGAACAAGAAGCTCCCCGGATGACGCAGTTTCTTTACGACATATCTTGTACCGATTGTAGCAGCGAGGACAATTTTCTAGACTGGTCGGGTTGCATTGATCAAGGCAAGCAACTGTCAATTTTACATAGCTTACTGTCCGAAATAGTGCTTAAGCTGTCGGCGGAAAAGCAGCACGAAATTCACCCACTGCCAGCTATACTTGAATCGATTACGAAAGCCAAGGAAAATAACGCACAAACGGAAGACGATCAAgattgtgatggaaaattgCAGCACACTTATAAGCAAGAAAACTATGCAGGCAAAAATATCGGAACTGGAACCAATAAGCTAGGTCTCATGTCGGCTACATTTTCTGGCAGAGATTTGAGCATTTACAACACTGCCGAAGCACAAAACGTGCTAACGCcgaaaaaacatcattcatcGAATGGTTCATTGCATCGCTCAATCGGAGCTTCTAACAGTGAACTAGTTACCAGCTTGAAGCTATTGAACGGTGTGCCAGACAAAGGCATCAATCCACTTACTACACCGGTACAACACATTCACGGTACGACGAACGAATATAGCTTCAATCACCACCAACACAGTAACAGCAGAATGAACATCATCGGATGCGCTAGTCTTCGATCGTATTCAACTACTGCTGGGGCTGCATCGTACAGCATTGGAAACAATATGGCCACAAATAGTCTACGAAGCGAAAAGGACAAAATTAACAACATGCACGGTGATGTACGGGCAAGTACATTGCCACGATATAACAACTATACGACAAGTGTATCCGTCGGTGAGAATAATTGTTCCGTTGGTAAACCAATAGGACTGGATCGCGAAATGAGCGAAAATACAACGCCCAATACGACCAGCAACAACCTTATTCAAATCGATATAGATCCGAGCAATCCTTTCCATAGAAAAAGTCCCACACCTTTGTTGAAGAATCTTTCCTACAGTCACTATATCGCTAGCAACTGGAATCAGAAAGGGTCTCAGCAAAATCTTCTAAGTCCTGCCTCCGATCATAgcgatttggaaaaaaatgcccTTAACTTAGGTATTCCGCATAGTGAGACAGGTCGGGAACAACAGTACGGTCAGTGTAACTACACGGCAACTACTGTTACCCAGAAAACCTCAAGTGTTGCAACCTTATCGTCATATGCGCCCCGTCGTACCACGGTAACAACCAATCCTTCAAAAATGCCAATGAGTCTAGAAGATTTGGAAGATCTGCTCAACTATGCcgatgaacaaaaacaaacttccacGGGCGAATCAGGTCTTAGCGCCAGCATCGATGGCAGTGGTGGTGCGTGCGAACCTACCAACACAAATGTCAAAGGTCTGCTTGGCTGCAACGGCAGCAGCGTATCAATTAGccaaatttcaaacatttgcagTTCGGGTTATCAAAGCATCCCAAACCAATCCGCTTGTTCGAGCCCGGGTGAATTGGCTGGCCAGCAGCGAATAGAATACATTAGCAACAAAGCGCCACCGCCACGCAAATTAACGACCACCCTTATTGGGTACAACACAGAAAATGGAATTGATTTATGCTTGAATGACCGCACAACTACCAAAGCAGACCTGCCGGCGTCCAGTATTAACTTGCAGCTATTTAATGATCGTGACCAAGGAACCACATCACATATTACCGATCGTCGTCGTGATACAGAGCACGAAACACCATACAAACAGAGTAATTCTAAtagaattttaaacaacaattACGTTGATAGTGCATATGATGTCATACCATCGTTAAAAAATCCCCTGTCTGGTGGAAGTGCAATAGTTAGTACCGGCCATATTCCAGCGAAGGTACATTCGCGCAATGTCCAACCAGATACTGTCGAATATTTTGGGTCCAGCCGCATTAATGAACATTCGCGAGCGAAAAGAATCATTGTGCAAGGTGTTCGCAGTTGCGGCGATAGTATACACAGTGAGTCGAGCAGTGATGAACGATTCAGCAATACCACATCAGAAAACTACACCGAACACGACTCTCTAACGACGGCCAACGTGTCGTCAATAGAACGAAATCCCGTCTCAATCAACAACGGGAACGATTATAAACCTATTGCCACTGGTCTGTACGGACGCCGACTAGGAAGCAACCGTGTGCCACGGACAAATCCTTTGATGCAG TACAAAAAGGATGACAATACAGCGGAGGTCCTTGGTCAAGCAATAGGTGACAGTGCCGGTGGCGGCAGCGGCTTTCAACAAAATGGACATCGGGATCATAGTTTCCCAAACCGCCACCATCGACGGCTTTCATTAGAGTGCGCACGGACACTATCCGACAGCTCTACTGACGAAACCGAAAGTGGTAATGCAAGAACGTTCAATGCGAATCACCACATTCAGCAGCATCACCTAGTTAGCACTACGGCACATCACAACAGCTTAAGGGAAACTGAAAACAAACGACGCAGAAATGGCAATAAATCGGTCGAACAATGCGAGCGAGAAATTCAACGACTGCAAGCATCGTTAGACTCCATGCGCCAAAAGCTGGAAATGTCCGAACCAACGGAAGGGAGTGCCGACAAACTGGAGGCCGTAGCACAACACAGCGACAGTAAGATTCGCAGCATAATTGGAAG ACTGCTTACCATGGAAGAGGAATTACGACAAGAACAGTACAAAATGTCCCTGGTATTGTCTCACAAGCAGCGGGTAATCGAAGCGCAAGGACAGCAAATTGCGGCCTTGGATGCGGCCAACAATCGACTACTGTCGGCATTATCTACACTGCAAAACCGATATGAAAGTCAATCTAATCAAAGTGATGATACCTCTTCGTCGCACCCCAACGCGGGCGCTTCTTCTTGCTAG